In a genomic window of Parambassis ranga chromosome 24, fParRan2.1, whole genome shotgun sequence:
- the blk gene encoding tyrosine-protein kinase Blk, translated as MGCTSSGQKQKEDETFYKRKHNAQASNTSNHIERSGNTYTDNGEILFVAQHDFKATNDSDLSFSKGEKLKVLQESGEWWLAKSLTSGREGFIPSNYIARADTLEIEKWFFRELSRRETERLLLAPGNKAGSFLIRESETCKGSFSLSVRDCVSEQGDVVKHYKIRCLDRGGYYISPSNTFPSLQELVKYYSRTADGLCQRLYAPCKPKAPSQPWAQDEWEIPRETLKMVKKLGAGQFGEVWMGYYKNTQKVAIKTLKEGTMEPEAFLQEANLMKQLQHERLVRLHAVVTKEPILIVTEFMINGCLLDFLKTDEGKNQKLKKLIDMSAQISEGMAYIERKNYIHRDLRAANILVNEMLHCKIADFGLARIIETEYTAQEGAKFPIKWTAPEAINFGTFSIKSDVWSFGILLTEIVTYGRIPYPGMTNPEVVRSLDRSYRMPCPDGCPEELYDIMMMCWKEKPEDRPTFDFLQNTLNDFFIATEGQYEMQP; from the exons ATGGGCTGCACATCCAGTGGgcagaaacaaaaagaagatgAGACGTTCTACAAAAGGAAACATAACGCTCAGGCCTCCAACACGTCCAACCATATA gaACGAAGCGGAAACACCTATACAGATAATG GTGAAATTCTGTTTGTGGCACAACATGACTTCAAAGCAACCAACGATAGTGATCTGTCTTTCAGTAAGGGAGAGAAACTTAAAGTTCTGCAAGA AAGCGGAGAATGGTGGCTGGCTAAATCCCTGACGTCAGGGCGGGAGGGCTTCATACCCTCTAATTATATAGCCAGGGCGGACACACTGGAGATTGAAAA ATGGTTTTTCAGGGAGCTGAGTAGACGAGAGACGGAACGACTGCTTTTAGCTCCTGGAAATAAAGCGGGCTCCTTTCTGATTCGAGAGAGCGAGACCTGTAAAG GGTCCTTCTCACTGTCAGTCAGAGACTGTGTGTCAGAGCAAGGAGATGTGGTAAAACACTACAAGATCCGCTGTCTGGACAGAGGTGGTTACTACATCTCCCCCTCCAACACATTTCCATCCCTGCAGGAACTGGTTAAATACTACAGCC GCACGGCGGATGGTTTGTGTCAGCGGCTGTATGCTCCGTGTAAGCCCAAGGCTCCAAGCCAGCCATGGGCACAAGATGAGTGGGAAATTCCCAGAGAGACACTGAAGATGGTGAAGAAACTCGGAGCAGGGCAGTTTGGAGAAGTGTGGATGG GTTACTACAAGAACACCCAGAAGGTTGCTATTAAGACCTTAAAGGAGGGAACGATGGAGCCTGAGGCCTTTCTTCAGGAGGCCAACCTgatgaagcagctgcagcacgaACGACTGGTACGACTCCACGCCGTGGTGACGAAGGAACCCATCCTCATCGTCACAGAGTTTATGATCAATG GATGTCTTCTAGACTTTCTAAAAACAGATGAAGGAAAAAATCAAAAGTTAAAAAAGCTGATAGACATGTCAGCGCAG aTTTCTGAAGGCATGGCGTACATTGAGAGGAAGAACTACATCCACCGTGACCTGCGAGCGGCCAACATACTGGTCAACGAGATGCTGCACTGCAAGATCGCAGACTTTGGCCTGGCCAGAATCATCGAGACAGAATATACAGCACAAGAAG GTGCTAAATTTCCCATTAAATGGACGGCTCCAGAGGCCATCAACTTTGGCACGTTTAGCATCAAATCAGATGTGTGGTCTTTTGGGATACTCCTGACAGAAATAGTCACCTATGGAAGGATACCTTACCCAG GAATGACCAACCCAGAGGTGGTCCGGAGCCTGGACCGGTCTTACAGGATGCCCTGTCCGGACGGCTGTCCTGAAGAACTCTATGACATCATGATGATGTGCTGGAAAGAGAAGCCTGAGGACCGACCGACTTTTGACTTTCTCCAGAACACTCTCAACGACTTCTTTATTGCCACAGAGGGACAATATGAGATGCAGCCATGA
- the fndc4a gene encoding fibronectin type III domain-containing protein 4 isoform X1 has translation MARLLVLVNSVVLLLFGSDMFLVGANRPPAPVNVSIMHLRADSATVSWEVPEGDIIIGFSISQQRQDGHMQRFIREVNTTSRSCVLWDLEEETGYTIQVQSIGLYGESQASKKIPFRTLKKTDRFPSNSSNQDDPTVQGLDKSRHLQTGEMIIIVVVLVMWAAVIALFCRQYDIIKDNDSSNNKEKAKPSSERSTPEHHSGGLLRSKFHPSVPSINIIEV, from the exons ATGGCTCGTCTGCTTGTTTTGGTCAACTCCGTGGTCCTGTTGCTTTTTGGCAGCGACATGTTCTTGGTAGGAGCGA ACCGACCACCAGCTCCTGTCAATGTGTCTATCATGCACCTGCGAGCCGACTCGGCAACTGTATCCTGGGAGGTTCCAGAGGGGGACATAATAATTGGCTTCTCCATCTCACAGCAG AGGCAGGATGGACACATGCAGCGATTCATTCGGGAGGTCAATACTACCAGCCGTTCCTGTGTTCTTTGGGACCTGGAAGAGGAGACGGGCTATACCATCCAGGTCCAATCAATCGGTCTCTACGGGGAGAGCCAAGCCAGCAAGAAAATTCCATTTCGCACCCTTAAGAAGACAGATCGCTTCCCATCCAACAGCTCCAACCAAG ATGACCCCACTGTGCAGGGCCTGGACAAGTCTCGGCATCTACAAACAGGAGAGATGATCATAATTGTGGTGGTTCTGGTCATGTGGGCAG CCGTCATTGCCCTATTCTGCAGACAGTATGACATCATCAAGGACAACGACTCCAGCAACAATAAGGAGAAGGCCAAGCCGTCGTCAGAGAGGAGCACGCCGGAGCACCACAGTGGGGGACTGCTGAGGAGCAAG tTTCATCCTTCTGTGCCATCAATCAACATCATTGAAGTGTGA
- the fndc4a gene encoding fibronectin type III domain-containing protein 4 isoform X2 — protein MSVLQMRPFKLGPLSWRLDRPPAPVNVSIMHLRADSATVSWEVPEGDIIIGFSISQQRQDGHMQRFIREVNTTSRSCVLWDLEEETGYTIQVQSIGLYGESQASKKIPFRTLKKTDRFPSNSSNQDDPTVQGLDKSRHLQTGEMIIIVVVLVMWAAVIALFCRQYDIIKDNDSSNNKEKAKPSSERSTPEHHSGGLLRSKFHPSVPSINIIEV, from the exons ATGTCTGTGCTTCAGATGCGTCCTTTTAAACTTGGACCTTTAAGCTGGAGACTGG ACCGACCACCAGCTCCTGTCAATGTGTCTATCATGCACCTGCGAGCCGACTCGGCAACTGTATCCTGGGAGGTTCCAGAGGGGGACATAATAATTGGCTTCTCCATCTCACAGCAG AGGCAGGATGGACACATGCAGCGATTCATTCGGGAGGTCAATACTACCAGCCGTTCCTGTGTTCTTTGGGACCTGGAAGAGGAGACGGGCTATACCATCCAGGTCCAATCAATCGGTCTCTACGGGGAGAGCCAAGCCAGCAAGAAAATTCCATTTCGCACCCTTAAGAAGACAGATCGCTTCCCATCCAACAGCTCCAACCAAG ATGACCCCACTGTGCAGGGCCTGGACAAGTCTCGGCATCTACAAACAGGAGAGATGATCATAATTGTGGTGGTTCTGGTCATGTGGGCAG CCGTCATTGCCCTATTCTGCAGACAGTATGACATCATCAAGGACAACGACTCCAGCAACAATAAGGAGAAGGCCAAGCCGTCGTCAGAGAGGAGCACGCCGGAGCACCACAGTGGGGGACTGCTGAGGAGCAAG tTTCATCCTTCTGTGCCATCAATCAACATCATTGAAGTGTGA